One Nitrospira sp. DNA window includes the following coding sequences:
- a CDS encoding Pyruvate:ferredoxin oxidoreductase, alpha subunit, with translation MAETKSHIGTQNKKGQTFTDPWQMLHEAPRTPSFYTGSEVIKEALRRASCDVMIAYPITPQSEAAALIGELFAEGYIGDYFRGESEFAVMSQCAGAAFGGARVFTTTAGPGTMRAMENFPMWAGARLPIQMIVTCRGINSPLSIQPDTLEIAYLLNTGMLVWHAETAQDFFDWILKGYMVSEEPDVHLPLALCCDGFFVTHTKDVVNLTPTDMCLPPYDPYRSPVPCMDMECPPVRMMRDPFVMKSNYISYATHASWQQEVWAAVERSRKHTIHWLNGLIDTENTDTEIMIVASGTAVSQGREAIRLLEDEGVRCGLVKVKTLRPWPGEEIREATKNAKHIFVPEFNVTGWLAKEIKATIPNSDRVHAGPHVCGGMTMPPEIIVSEIKTALGMRAESLAGRGS, from the coding sequence ATGGCGGAAACTAAATCCCACATCGGGACACAGAATAAAAAAGGCCAGACATTTACAGATCCGTGGCAGATGTTGCATGAAGCTCCTCGCACTCCCTCTTTCTATACCGGAAGCGAGGTCATCAAGGAAGCCCTCCGGCGCGCAAGCTGTGACGTCATGATCGCCTATCCCATTACGCCGCAGAGCGAAGCCGCCGCCCTCATCGGCGAGTTGTTTGCTGAGGGTTATATCGGCGACTATTTTCGAGGCGAGAGCGAGTTTGCCGTCATGTCCCAATGTGCCGGCGCGGCATTCGGTGGAGCCCGTGTGTTCACCACTACCGCAGGACCTGGGACCATGCGCGCGATGGAAAACTTCCCGATGTGGGCTGGAGCGCGCCTGCCCATCCAGATGATCGTGACCTGCCGCGGCATCAACTCGCCGCTGTCGATTCAGCCGGACACGCTCGAAATCGCTTACCTATTGAATACCGGCATGCTCGTCTGGCATGCCGAGACCGCTCAGGACTTTTTTGATTGGATTCTCAAGGGGTACATGGTTTCAGAAGAGCCGGACGTACACCTGCCGCTCGCGCTCTGTTGCGACGGATTCTTTGTGACGCATACTAAAGACGTGGTCAACCTCACTCCCACCGACATGTGTTTGCCGCCTTACGATCCATATCGATCGCCCGTGCCTTGCATGGACATGGAGTGTCCCCCGGTCAGAATGATGCGGGACCCGTTCGTTATGAAGAGTAACTATATTAGTTATGCGACCCATGCCAGCTGGCAGCAGGAAGTATGGGCGGCAGTGGAACGTTCCCGCAAACATACCATCCATTGGCTGAATGGTTTGATTGACACAGAGAATACCGACACAGAAATCATGATCGTGGCCTCCGGTACTGCGGTGTCGCAAGGCCGTGAAGCAATCCGTCTATTGGAAGATGAGGGCGTTCGTTGCGGACTGGTGAAGGTCAAGACTCTTCGCCCCTGGCCGGGTGAAGAAATCCGTGAGGCAACGAAGAACGCAAAGCATATTTTCGTGCCGGAGTTCAATGTGACGGGATGGCTGGCGAAAGAGATCAAAGCCACGATTCCCAATAGCGATCGTGTCCACGCCGGCCCGCACGTCTGCGGAGGCATGACCATGCCGCCGGAGATCATTGTATCCGAGATCAAGACGGCACTCGGTATGCGCGCAGAGTCACTGGCTGGACGCGGTAGCTGA